The following coding sequences lie in one Candidatus Neomarinimicrobiota bacterium genomic window:
- a CDS encoding glycosyltransferase family 4 protein codes for MKILTLNSHEAYVCLLTKLGYPIDIVDYLPGRYTKKWDERIRPIPENAELITLEEANKRKYDVIIAHSITDLLDVKNIEAPKILKIDVSLTGYIHQQGSTVKPQDVISALKIYIDKFKIIPVSTSEMKAKTWGLEDCIIVPLTVDTDFFSGYTGEISAGLRIANQIAQKSLIYDIGFFIKVIEKLPFKIVGYNPELPDVEPARDINELREQYQKHRFYLHTARYDYEDGFNLASLEAMSTGMPILTNQHPSSPVINGINGFSSNDPHELTQYALELLNDRNLAIRLGKNAREYVIENHNFQKFKEGWEHAIYTAIMKFS; via the coding sequence ATGAAAATTTTAACTCTAAACTCCCATGAAGCCTATGTCTGTCTTCTAACAAAACTTGGTTATCCGATCGATATTGTGGACTATCTTCCTGGGAGATATACAAAAAAATGGGATGAGAGAATAAGACCCATACCTGAAAACGCAGAACTAATAACTTTAGAGGAAGCTAATAAAAGAAAATATGATGTAATTATAGCACATAGTATCACGGACTTACTTGACGTGAAAAATATAGAAGCACCAAAAATATTAAAAATAGATGTATCTCTAACAGGATATATTCACCAGCAAGGAAGTACTGTAAAACCTCAGGATGTCATAAGTGCTTTAAAAATTTATATAGATAAATTTAAAATTATTCCAGTATCCACCTCAGAAATGAAAGCAAAAACTTGGGGACTTGAAGACTGCATTATTGTGCCATTGACTGTTGATACGGACTTTTTCTCCGGGTATACAGGTGAAATATCTGCAGGATTGAGAATAGCAAACCAGATAGCTCAGAAATCACTCATATATGACATAGGATTTTTTATCAAAGTTATTGAAAAGCTTCCATTTAAAATTGTTGGTTACAACCCTGAATTACCTGATGTAGAACCTGCCAGGGATATAAACGAACTAAGAGAACAATATCAAAAACACAGATTTTACCTTCATACTGCCAGATACGATTACGAAGATGGCTTTAATCTTGCCTCACTGGAAGCAATGTCCACTGGAATGCCCATCCTGACAAACCAGCATCCAAGTTCACCAGTCATCAATGGAATCAATGGATTCTCATCAAATGATCCACATGAGCTAACTCAATATGCTTTGGAGCTTCTGAATGACCGAAATCTTGCAATAAGACTTGGTAAAAATGCAAGAGAATACGTCATAGAGAACCACAATTTTCAAAAATTTAAAGAAGGATGGGAACACGCCATTTATACCGCCATTATGAAATTTTCATGA
- a CDS encoding helix-turn-helix domain-containing protein, with protein MSNGIMSVKEVANYLKIKEQTVYRLVQQGKIPALKIGGQWKIKKEHIDRLFEEILSEKLREIKK; from the coding sequence ATGTCAAATGGAATAATGAGTGTAAAAGAGGTTGCAAATTATTTGAAAATAAAAGAACAAACCGTGTATCGCCTGGTCCAGCAGGGCAAAATCCCAGCTTTGAAAATTGGAGGGCAGTGGAAGATAAAAAAAGAACATATTGACAGGCTATTTGAAGAAATACTGAGCGAGAAACTCAGGGAAATAAAGAAATAG
- a CDS encoding flagellin has protein sequence MSDLLKIYTNVQAMKARISLNKINREMGTLQVRLATGRRINSASEDPAGYHLAKTLERRRRGLEVALQNVRNAQNILDVAEGAYQNVMDILQTLKEKVTQAADYSLSSTQRQAIQAQLNALLEEIDDIVSETKFNESNLINGNYSGYFHTGEGSDDQMFISLQNADSAALGLDGISLSTQADASAAIASFSTAIDTLASIIQDIGEYKVRLAAKEDMLEVAITNTDSVRSTIEDADFAKEQMELLKLQILQQTAIASLTQANTAPQVVLNLFR, from the coding sequence ATGAGTGACCTTTTGAAAATTTACACAAACGTCCAGGCGATGAAAGCCCGCATCTCTTTAAACAAGATTAATAGAGAGATGGGAACACTCCAGGTAAGACTTGCAACAGGGAGAAGAATTAACTCTGCTAGTGAGGATCCAGCGGGATATCACTTAGCAAAAACGCTGGAAAGAAGAAGAAGGGGTTTGGAAGTTGCCCTCCAGAATGTAAGAAATGCCCAGAATATCCTTGATGTTGCCGAAGGTGCATACCAGAATGTAATGGATATTCTTCAGACACTAAAAGAAAAAGTTACCCAGGCAGCAGACTACAGCCTTTCTTCAACTCAGAGACAGGCTATCCAAGCACAATTAAATGCCTTATTGGAAGAGATTGATGATATTGTAAGCGAGACCAAATTCAATGAATCCAACCTTATTAATGGAAATTATAGTGGTTACTTTCATACTGGAGAGGGATCAGATGATCAAATGTTTATATCCTTACAAAACGCAGATTCTGCCGCTTTAGGTCTTGATGGTATTTCTCTAAGCACTCAGGCTGACGCCAGTGCTGCGATAGCATCATTTTCAACTGCTATTGATACTCTTGCTAGCATTATCCAGGATATCGGTGAATATAAAGTAAGGCTTGCCGCCAAGGAAGATATGCTTGAAGTGGCAATTACAAATACTGACTCTGTACGAAGTACAATTGAAGATGCTGATTTTGCAAAGGAGCAAATGGAGTTGCTTAAATTGCAAATATTACAACAAACAGCAATAGCATCATTGACACAGGCGAACACTGCCCCCCAGGTGGTACTGAACCTATTCAGATAA